GATATATAAACATATGTATGTAGACATATATTAAACAGGTATGGCACCGATACAAGATCTAACTGCAAACCAAGCATTTTTACTAACTAAACATACCCTGAACATGCACCTTCCATGTACAACTAAAGCAGCATAACCAGTTTTCAGTTTCCAAACATATTTTAAGACTCAAAACTCCACTGAGAAAACAACAATGTTGAGTTGAAACTCATAAATAACACACCAGAATCACAATCTTCAAAGCTTGCATCAAAACAAGATACTTAAACACTTTAGAGACAAGACATAACCATATGCTTCACTGATTATGTTTGAGATATTAATAACAGATACAAATCATACAGTTTGAAGCTACAAATCGCTACACTATGTCGAACCAATAACgtcaaatgattttattttcatcTTCCTTACAGAACAAAGTCATATGAAAATAAATCAAATACCAACGTTGAAACAGACAAACTCATAAGCTGGATTGATTAAGCTAAGACCATACTCATAACCTTAATTAAAGATCAAATATGTTAACAACCATGCATCAActaaacaaatacaaaaaacttGCAATATGGAGAAAAACAACCGAGTAATAAGGTTAGAGTTTATACATGAATCTTTAAGGATTTGTAGTTGAACCTTCTAAAAATTTCAGTTCaatcttcttctgcgagtttcaaACACAAAAATTGGAAATCAATTTTCCAGGGTTTATACAAATGAAATTTCGATTTCTATAAAAGAGGTATTTCTTACCTGAGGTTAGAGATCTTctaggtttttttcttcttcaattgaatctTCTTCTGAGGATTTCATGCTAAAAGTAAAAGTTAATTTGGTTTCGCCTGATTCTGTAAAATAGGGTTTTTCTTACAACTTTTCAGgtttacaaaatcaaaatcagttggtTGATCTCTGGTTTCTCTCGATTTCTCACACTCGATTTCTCTGATTTATCTCTATTGGTTTTGAGCTGAAGAGAAAAGGAaataagagaaagagaaaaggaaagcaaataaaagaaagagagaTGAACGAAATTTAAAGACAAGACCGAGttttatcaaaacaaaaagaaaagaaaaaatattcaatATATTGTCTAAATTTAAGACAACTCAAAATCTAAAATAAATGGTGGGAATTCATTAAAATCACATGAATTCAATTTCAATATGATTTGATGTGAGACAAAGATATGGGGGGAAATTTGAGAGGGAAATAAATGTGAAGGGATTTAAAAAATTAGAAAGAGAGGGAAATTTGGGGTTTTGGAGGGAAACAAAATGGaattaaaatgaaaaagaaattataaattgatatatatatatatatataattaaaagaTCTTGCAAAGTTATAAAATTTTAAGACACTTGTAAAAAAATTTAAGACACTTATAAGAGTATTTGAAAAATCAGAATTTAAGCAacttatatttttgatttgaGACTCTTATACGAGTGGAAGCACTAAAGACATGTGTATGTGTCTCGAACGTAAAAATAAATATGTCTCAAATCGGGCCATATGGTGTAGTgttacctatcatagacttttctgtgtgatacatatttgtttattaaagtcttctactttggttcgtagcaactcttggttgtgggtgagatcagctaagggaatcaaatgcgtagtatcctgatgggatcagagacgtaaggagcgcaaccgtaccttgaattagcgtgagattgattagggttcaactacagtccagaccgaagttagtttgtagtaggctagtgtctgtagcggcttaataccgtgtggtgttcaatctggactaggtcccagggtttttctgaatttgcggtctcctcgttaacaaaatttctagtgtctgttatttctattccgcattatatttcgttatataattgaaatatcacaggttgtgcgttaagatcaatcaattagaatatccaacctttggttgttgatttaaattgattgacacttggatattggtctttggtaccatccaagttattatccttgtatttgataaagactcgcagatttctatttgcttgaataaagatcaaatcaagtgagagagatattaactcctcaatatacttttctctagattgagtctgaatgtcttgttgattatctagaaagtatattggagttcgtccatacagattgctaatcgaaatattgagtgtggttgttataccccgcttttttaattggtatcagagcaggcaaacacgtttaagacctcaaaagtctgtgtttgtagcgatctgactctatggacaaaggtgttatctctgataaacgcgtcaccagaaataaagaatCTGTTTCTAAtaggtctattaaagagaaagatgttTCAATCTCGGGAATAGTCGAACCCAGTGTTCAAATGAAACAGACTAACATTGACATGTGTTATCCTGATGAATCTAACTCTACTattcaagaggaaacaactagagagagtaaactaattctaaaccttgttagaattcaagctgaaagattcaaacagttaaaaaaacatgtcaatgttcttctcggtGTAGCAACAGACTGTGACTCTAGTGAAAAGGCTTCTATTAAAGAAAAACATGAAGTTCGATCAGCTCGTAtcttactcgaggctaaacttaaaaaggatgccttagaaattgaacatcttttgagtaaactctccattcaaaaATGTTCAGAAAAGACTGCTATACCGTCTACTTCTATTCAAACTGAAAGAgatccagtttcagaagtaattCCTGATTTTCTCCTCACTCAACCTGATGAGCAGGAGATTCACACATCAGTTGAAAGAGAGAAATCTCCAAACAATGATGTTAAGTCTGCAATCTCTAATCACTCCCGTTGAAAAGGGGTATATAGTGCAAAAGAGGAAACCCAAGTTGAAAAATAAATCATGGGAATatagtctcccacagataaacctaagagtttttgttccgtcttttgataaatcaaggtgaacatgaactaattgataatctagacttatattcccgaagaacaacctagtattatcaatcacctcacaacaatcttaatcgtatggtagctaaacaagatgttgtggaatcacaaacgatgatacgaagatgtttgtgatttctttttatcttgccctatcagagatataatctcaagtcaattattcaattgaactcgtacgatagaaaatgacaagatcagatcgctcaactacaagagaagtagtttcgtctggcttcacaatcccaatgaaatctttcagtcattaacctacagggtctcgggaagaaacctaaggttaaaggagaatcgactctaccaaactaactagtatcacacagaaggtgtagggattagtttttccaattgctagaagtctcctttatatagttttcaaatcagggtttgcaatccaagttaccttggtaacaaagcattcaatattcaccattagatgaaaaacctgaattctccaagctaatatctttcaaccgttagatcgaaacttagcttttcatacactaatgaaatgtgtttcatttaggtttgagtaacggtacctaaacgtgtacacttggttggttcacaaatagttaaccgaggttaaccatatgagtaatttcatatcaaccatattcatctttctcataactagttcaactgactcataagaactagttgatagagttattcaatttcttaggtctttattcatggacacaattgaaacaaaatcggtttaattcacttgaatcaattcatgaacaatatagccatggtttgcaaagattgcattccttattgatttagcgttttaagttcatgaacttccgatttgagaaataaccatcttgggtacgcgtacgggtacgtgtaccttagctaccggatttgattttggaaactcggcagaaattttcggttcgaaaacttctgtgagtacgcgtacgggtacgcgtacctaaggtgactggttttccagtttgtaaactacaaactccagcagaagttttcggtcagaaaacttcctccagtacgcgtacgggtacgcgtacccaacctgtctcctttaccaatgtcgcatgcacaagtgcacacaattggtttccggcgcatggacttatacactaatgtgcgaacacactatatatgcttatatccatagttggttacaaaatctcaactctacatttcaatcattgaaacattcttctataatgttataacaattgttattcacgactatcgtcatcaaagctactttcaagattgaaacgtcatcatgactttcgtcacaaataaagatgaaaattggttaaagcgaaagcttaccaacacgtatttcgagaaaaagataggcgagtaaactcggctcgaaatagcaaatgtgtatgtatgaaaaatatcatacttatacgactttgtctcaagagtaggagatagagagatagactttttagtgatagataagttcaagtctccacataccttttagtcggatgaagttccactagttcctcgagtagttctttaTCTTCGTAAGATactcgccatggagtctggacctcaactacactaatcagtcctaaaccgagacttagctataagtagtctagaaatcaatacatatagttttgacacctaaacttgacaaaaatgcttgagatagcaacgcatgcgagttcgaccgagcagtgctctaacaaccctTATGACACTAATAGTAAACTTGATGCTTGGAAAATGTTGGAAAACACTGCTGTCAACAATAATCTGCCATGGTTGGTTATTGGAGATCTCAATATCATTCTTCATGATACTGAAAAATTCAGTACCCAACCTATAGATGTTAATGAGGCTCCTCTCTTTGGCCATAAAATCCTTGATTTGGATTTAGTTGATCTGAGCACCACTGGTTGTCCTTTAACTTGGTCTAACAAAAGAAGTGGACATGCTCTCATAGAACAAAGATTGGATAGAGGGCTAGCTACTGAAAGTTGGCTACTCTTATATCCCAATACTACCATATCTATTATGCTAGCCATTGGATCAGATCACCACCAAATCCTTCTCAACTCTAATCCTACTTGGCAAACTGGTAAAAtaccttttaaattctttggtccTTGGTTAGATCATAAGGATTGCAGGAAAATTATTGATGAGTGTTGGAGAAGGAACCTCACTGGTTCAAGTGCTTTTCTCATAGCTAGGAAGCTTAAAGATATCAAACTTCATCTTAGAGTTTGGAACAAAGAAGTTTATGGTAATATCAAAACTAACATTGAAGAATGCAAACATCTTTTTTGGTTACATGACAACTATTTCAGAACTCACAGAAGTGATGCGTTCAGTTTAGCAATGAAAAAACTCAGAGATTGACAAGATATTGAAGAAaatttttggaagaaaaatagTAGGGATCAAATCGTAGAACTGGGTGATCAAAACACAGGCTACTTCCATAGAGCTACCAAGAGCAgaacaagaagaaacaagataGATATTATCCAACACAGTGATGGAAATTGGATTACTGATTATCAAGAATTGAAGAACTCTTGACCCAACATTTCTCTAAGATGGATACTACTGAAAAAACCCTCATCAACCCAGAAATTATCAACCTAATTCCCACTACATCACCACCACTGACAACAATATGCTTAATAGAACACGAGATTACAATGAAGTTAAATCCATACTTTTTAGTATGACAAAAGATAAATCCCCAGGGCCTGATGGCTTCCCACCTAATTCCTTCCAAGAAAATTGGGAGATGATAGGAGAAGACATTGTCAAGATGGTGCAACATTTCTTCATTTCTGGCCATATGCTAAAAGAGATGAACTCTGCATTCATTTCCCTTATTCCTAAGATAGACAACCCAATTTCCGCAAGCCACTTTAGACCTATAAGCCTCTGCAACAAATCATATTAAAACTCTTAGCCCAAAGAATGAAACCCTATCTCAGCAAAATAATATCTCCCTATCAATCTTCTTTCATCCCTGGGAGGCAAATTTCTGATAATATTGCTATTGCACATGAGCTCATTCACACTATGAGATCCAAAAGAGGTATCAAAGGTGAAAAATGAAGTATGGGTATAAAGATTGACATGGATAAGGCTTTTGAGAGAGTTGACCGGAATTTTCTCAATACCATTATGACCAAGATGGGTTTCAATGACCAATGGTGCCAAAAAATCATGCAATGCATCACTACAACCACCTCTGATGTCCTCATAAATGGTTCTCCTGATTCGTTCTTCAATCCTTCTAGAGGTCTCAGACAGGGGGATCATCTATCTCCATATCTCTTTCTTTTGTGTATGGAAGCTCTCTCCAGAACTCTCATTCATGTTGAGGATTTAGGCATCATCACTGGAATAAAGATTTGTAGTGGAGCTCCTTCTATAACCGCCTCCTCTTCGAAGCTCAGAACCTCATGGACATTCTTAAAATTTTTGGAGACCCTTCTGGCCAACTCATCAATTTCAATAAATCTGGGGTGTTTTTCAGCAGGAACACTGATCCATCTCTCATCCCTATCATCAGCAACATAATGGGAGTTCAAGTTCTGCAACTGCAGGATAAATATCTAGGATCTCCCCTATTTACTcacagaagaaaaatcaagtctTTTAAACCAGGGGTTGACAAGCTAAAGTTAAGGTTATCAAGTTGGAAAAATGTTCCTCTAAATCCTGCTGGTAGGGAAATTCTCAATAAAAATGTTACTTAAACAACCAATATCTATCAAATGAACTGCTTTAGAATTCCTAAACAAACTTGTCAAGATTTAAACAAGCTTCAAAGAGATTTCTTTTGGGGAAAAAATCTGGAAAACCCCAAAGGCTACTACCCAAAGGCTTGGACAGCTATCTACAAACCAAAGGAACTATGTGGATTAGGTTTCATGAACATGGAACTCTGCAACAGTTATATGATTACAAAAATTGGCTGGACACTGAAACAAGATAAATAATCTCTATGGTATCAACTAATGAATGCTAAATACCTGCTGGGAAGAAATGTGCTGAATATGGATACAAAAGCTAAAGATGGAGACTCTTGGATCTGGAACGGTATTCTTGAAGGTATATAGAACATACAAAAACACTGTTATTGGAAGATTTTTAATTGGAACAAAATCAGAATATGGGAAGACCTCTGGATCCCAAACTCCACAGTTAAGCTCATAAAACCCACTCACTGCCCACAACACGTTGAGATGCTGGCACACCTTATGCAGCCGTATGGGGACTGAAATGCTCACATTGTTCAATACATCTTTAATGTTAACATTGCTCAAACCATACTAGCTCTCACAACCCACCCAAGGCAAGAAGACCCAATTCAATGGAGTTTAAATGAAACTCGCAAGTTTTCTGTCAAAGCCATTTACAAGGCAAAGATAGACAACTTATACAGGAATGATACCGTAACAAGAAATTGGGAGGCTAACTGGAAATGAATATTGCTCCATTTATAAAGATATTtatctggaaatgtgctcatgaaatACCCACTGATACAAAGACTGCAAGCATTCTGCACTATATTGATCCTCTATGTCAAATTTGCAGTAGTAGGGAGGAAACTATGACAAATCTGTTCTTAAACTGCCTTGCAACAACTGATGTTTGGCATGAAGTCATTGGGGCATCTCATGGCAAGTTTTACAATGCCACAAAATTTATGGATTGGTTCAACTCCTGGTTCATACCTGGAAGTTCTTCTGAAAACTACAATACTTATGCTACTATTAGTTGGCATATATGGAAGGCTAGATTTGATATAGTTTTCAATAACATAAAGCCTAATGTCAAACAAACATCTCTTTGCATTAAGCAACACTTATGTGACTATAAAAGAGTTCACAACTTACCAACTCATGCTCTAAATAACTATTCTATGAATGGTGAAGAGCCTGACAATGAGGCAGATGTTAGAGTGCCTTATGATCTGAATCAACATACTCCACAGGAGTTTGGTTTTATCATCAAAATCTGCACTATACAGGATCCTGAAAACTTAAAATTCTTTTCTGCACTAACTATTTTGGATGTTGCAGGAAACAACATTGATAGCAGAGGACACTCAGGCCACTTGGGAGAATGGGGAGCAACAGGAGGTGCAGATCTAGCCTTCAACTGGGCCAAGGAGCAGCATCACATGAACATTGAAGTACAAGCTGAATCCAGGGAAATTCTATTATGATTCCTTCCTATATAACCAGGTAATCAAGGGAAGATTCAACCTAAGTCACCATGAAGACTTGAGAAACACTAATGAAGACAATTACTTAAGAATCAAACCAATGTCTTTTGTGTTAACTAGTCTTACATTTATTCATAGACTCCAAAACTTGCAAACTCTTAACTTAGCTATTTTGTATAAGAATTATGAAAATAGGCTTGGCACAAACACTATTACTACTATGTTTGGTTCTTAGGCCTTGCCtaagtttttctataaaaaaaaaaaaaaatgagagaacGCAGGTATTTCACAATAGGTCACTACAAAAACTAATAATTATGTAGATGTGTGTTTGTACACGAACAGTATTACTGGGAACAAGATGGCAGTAAGTTGGTGGGGCAAGAACGAACAGATGTCGGGATATGATAAGATAGCAATGAGGTAGCTATCCAAAACAATGGGAGAAAAGCAACACTTATTGTTGAGCCCTTGCACCATGTTCAGCATCGATCAGTGATCTTTCCCCATACTTGGAAGGTTGGCCAGAGTCATCTCCAAACATGTGTCCCAACTCTGAAAATCCTTCATCTCGGCCatatgcatttttaggtagtCCTTTTTATCCTCCCCCAATCTTTATCTCCTTCGCCCTACCTACTTGGGCGAGACTAGAATAATGCAACTTGTTGGTCTTGAGTGACCACTTTGTGTCGCATATGCTCCCCAATCCATTTCATTTTCCTCTTTTCTTCGATTCCACAAACCTATGATTAGCTTTACATCTATTCGATGGATATACCTGTATTTTTATAATACTATCTTCCTCAGATTTGGCATCTAGAATTTTTTCCATTCTGCTGCACCATTTGAATGTCAAACACTATCGGAACAGTGGCATGGGTGATCAATAATTTAATTGTGTGGCTCATAAAATAGGTATCAACAAATTCCTAACTGCCACGAATTTCCGTAACTTCAAATTTGTCGGACAAACTAAAAGTTGATTCATCTTGATTCGATGCATTCTGGATATATATATGTTCCTAGCTAGCTAATTCGAACTATTAGACTTTTGCTTTCTTTGATAATAGAAGGATCGATGACCGATCCTAAGCATATTCGTGATCTAGCTTGCCAAAGAAATACGTGTAAGCAACTCAAAGGACCGAGGAAGAGCGTGTCAAAGCCAGGGACAGTATCATATGACTTGAGCAGCGACACCTgtttaatcaaatcaaatcacctcCTCAAATTAATGGTGACTTGTCAAAGGTCAGTTGGGTTAACGAACATCACAAGACAACAACAAAGGAATAGGCGCCAAAAATCACATCACAGATAAGATGGAGATTAGTGAAAAAATTGGTATCAAATCTTAAATGATAATGTCAGAATAATTCAACCTTAAAGAAGAAAAACGCAAAAAAATAATTTGAGACAAAACCGAAGGCATTTTCATTTAGAAGGCAGGCCTTGAACTTTTATTAGAATGACAAAAGGGTATGAGACATATACCCTTTTACTATGAAACTAAAAAATGCTgcataggaaaaggaattcataatgTATTGATTCTGCCATGGATAATATTGATAGCTAGAACTTTAAATATGAATGGACTGGAACACAACATCTTCAACAATTGCaagagattttgattttctttcttttagtgttgTATAGTTGCTAATGTATAGTTTATTGGGGAGATTCCTATCTTTTtactattttcattttctttctctcctgtTCTAGACAAGTCTATCTTAATCCCAAATttacaagcaaaaaaaaaaaaaaaaaaaaccaaaattatatattttggagaaatatcattacaacaaacaaataattatttttttctattttactCATTTCCACTCATTATCAATCTTTCAAATTCGAGAAAGATTAGGAAATTTGTTAATATTGCCAATGATTTCCATTATGAACAAGATAGACTTGTCTAGGACTTCCTTGATGTGGAGGAATACAGCGAGGGTAATAATTGTAACCATGTGGTACTACTTGTGGATGAAAATTTGGAAATCTCATTGGTACTGATGATGAAGAGATCTTGTTATTATGAAGAAGATGTTGATAATGAGGATTAACAACAGATTGATTGCTAACTGGAGATGACGTTGCTGATGATGGTGGTGAGTATTTTCCAGCAactacagaagaagaagaagaaactgaaactgGTGGAGAGACCatctttttaattaattttgacgGAAATAGAAATGCCTTTATTTTTAATGGAGTAGATGATTTCTTCTCTGCTAAATCATATTCCTCCATGATATTAATAAGATCTTCATGGGATTTAATGGATACCAAGGCATCAAGATCTTCACCAGGTAACTGACACCTCAAACTCACTGATGAGTATCCACATACTTCACACAGCTTCACCATTAATTCTGtacaataaattaataaaaccCCTGTCAATTCACTCCAAAGTTTTATGGAAAATaatcaaaatgaaaatgaaatgaaaatggaacctgaataagaaatggaagcgcGGTCGAGCGATAGAAGACGAGTTTCTCCACCACTATAACGAAGTTTTCCATCAGGATGACGAGGGAGAATCTTTCCTCCATAACTACAAACAAACTTAACACTATTACTGACCTCACAGCTTGAGAATTTCTTAAGAGTTCCCACCATTGATTTGTTTAACTTTCTTTCAATTTCAAGCCTATCTATCTCATTGGCAATCACAATATCGTATTTATAATGTTTATTGGAAACGAACGAATTTTGATACTTTGATGTCGTAACATGCTAAATACGCCACGGCACGACGAATCTCAATTATTCTTTGTAGACGTGGCTAGTACTGGTTTATTCTAAGATGATATAAGCTTCCATCCAACTGGGCACGTACACTGAATGCACTCGTCATTAAAGCTCTAAAATTAAGGATATGATCCATTCATCTTCTTTCTTGTCAGTGTATAGGATTAATGCTCCATGTTGCCTATACAGATGTGTAGATTGTTTCAAGATAATTGGATCGCTTGTGCGGCCAAAATTTTCAACAAGCTTCATCTTAGCTTAATTATGCATGGATGCAAACAAAAA
This portion of the Papaver somniferum cultivar HN1 chromosome 11, ASM357369v1, whole genome shotgun sequence genome encodes:
- the LOC113325071 gene encoding uncharacterized protein LOC113325071, which encodes MLENTAVNNNLPWLVIGDLNIILHDTEKFSTQPIDVNEAPLFGHKILDLDLVDLSTTGCPLTWSNKRSGHALIEQRLDRGLATESWLLLYPNTTISIMLAIGSDHHQILLNSNPTWQTGKIPFKFFGPWLDHKDCRKIIDECWRRNLTGSSAFLIARKLKDIKLHLRVWNKEVYGNIKTNIEECKHLFWLHDNYFRTHRSDAFSLAMKKLRD
- the LOC113321230 gene encoding uncharacterized protein LOC113321230, which gives rise to MVGTLKKFSSCEVSNSVKFVCSYGGKILPRHPDGKLRYSGGETRLLSLDRASISYSELMVKLCEVCGYSSVSLRCQLPGEDLDALVSIKSHEDLINIMEEYDLAEKKSSTPLKIKAFLFPSKLIKKMVSPPVSVSSSSSVVAGKYSPPSSATSSPVSNQSVVNPHYQHLLHNNKISSSSVPMRFPNFHPQVVPHGYNYYPRCIPPHQGSPRQVYLVHNGNHWQY